The following coding sequences lie in one Nocardioides sambongensis genomic window:
- a CDS encoding 16S rRNA (uracil(1498)-N(3))-methyltransferase, whose translation MTLPQHLVPDLASATVGGEIEIDGDEAHHAVVVRRLRVGERVQLCDGVGRVATGEVARTAKRSFAVTVTGIVDHPEPTPRITVVQALPKGERGELAVEVLTEIGVARIVPWAAARSVAVWKGERAVKSQAKWAATAREAAKQSRRAWHPVVEPLASTDLVAGLIAAAGPAVVLHEDATAPLAAVEVPAQGEALVVVGPEGGLTDPEIAAFSAAGAVPVRLGAEVLRTSTAGVAAVAALLARTGRWGG comes from the coding sequence GTGACCCTCCCGCAGCACCTGGTGCCCGACCTCGCGAGCGCCACCGTCGGTGGCGAGATCGAGATCGACGGCGACGAGGCGCACCACGCCGTCGTCGTACGACGTCTGCGGGTGGGCGAGCGGGTCCAGCTCTGCGACGGTGTGGGGCGGGTCGCGACCGGCGAGGTGGCGCGGACGGCGAAGCGCTCGTTCGCGGTGACGGTGACCGGCATCGTCGACCATCCGGAGCCGACCCCGAGGATCACCGTCGTCCAGGCCCTCCCGAAGGGCGAGCGGGGCGAGCTGGCGGTCGAGGTGCTGACCGAGATCGGGGTGGCTCGGATCGTGCCGTGGGCGGCGGCCCGCAGCGTCGCGGTGTGGAAGGGCGAGCGCGCCGTCAAGTCGCAGGCGAAGTGGGCCGCGACCGCGCGCGAGGCCGCGAAGCAGTCGCGGCGCGCGTGGCACCCGGTGGTCGAGCCGCTGGCGAGCACGGACCTGGTGGCCGGGCTGATCGCCGCCGCGGGCCCGGCCGTCGTGCTGCACGAGGACGCGACAGCACCGCTCGCCGCGGTCGAGGTCCCGGCGCAGGGGGAGGCGCTCGTGGTGGTCGGCCCCGAGGGTGGGCTGACGGACCCCGAGATCGCCGCGTTCAGCGCCGCCGGGGCCGTGCCGGTGCGGCTCGGAGCCGAGGTGCTGCGCACCTCCACTGCCGGCGTGGCCGCGGTCGCCGCGCTGCTGGCCCGCACCGGTCGCTGGGGCGGCTGA
- a CDS encoding hemolysin family protein: MSSGDIWQLVTAALLVVLAGLFTAADAAIASFSRARALELAQEGRAGARRLVAVLDDAPRHLNTALLLELLSEVSAIVLVTLFVSEEVDGWWQSLAVAIGVMLVVSFVAIGVAPRTLGRQHPETVALASAWPLSALTSVLGPIPRLLIAVGNAITPGKGFREGPFSSETELREMVDIAEASELIEAEERRMIHSVFELGDTTVREVMVPRGDVVFIEHYKNLRQTLSLFLRSGFSRIPVIGENLDDIRGFVYLKDVVRRDFEQPEVETVLRVEEIMRPVHWVPESKPVDALLREMQARRQHVAAVVDEYGGTAGLITIEDLLEEIVGEITDEYDAAEIEVEELATDVYRVSSRYPVDDLDELFGADIEEEDVDSVGGLMAKHLGRVPIPGSVVEAHGLRFEAEQTSGRRNQIGTLLISRTETDETEDE; this comes from the coding sequence ATGAGCAGCGGGGATATCTGGCAGCTGGTCACGGCTGCGCTCCTGGTGGTCCTGGCCGGCCTCTTCACCGCCGCCGACGCCGCGATCGCGTCCTTCTCCCGGGCGCGCGCCCTGGAGCTGGCCCAGGAGGGGCGGGCCGGCGCCCGTCGCCTGGTCGCGGTGCTCGACGACGCCCCCCGGCACCTGAACACCGCGCTCCTGCTGGAGCTGCTCAGCGAGGTCTCGGCGATCGTCCTGGTCACCCTCTTCGTCTCCGAGGAGGTCGACGGGTGGTGGCAGAGCCTCGCCGTCGCGATCGGCGTGATGCTGGTGGTCTCCTTCGTCGCGATCGGGGTCGCACCGCGCACCCTGGGCCGCCAGCACCCGGAGACGGTGGCGCTGGCCTCGGCGTGGCCGCTGTCGGCGCTCACCTCGGTGCTCGGGCCGATCCCGCGCCTGCTGATCGCGGTCGGCAACGCGATCACGCCCGGCAAGGGCTTCCGCGAGGGGCCGTTCTCGTCGGAGACCGAGCTGCGCGAGATGGTCGACATCGCCGAGGCGTCGGAGCTGATCGAGGCCGAGGAGCGCCGGATGATCCACTCGGTCTTCGAGCTCGGCGACACCACCGTCCGCGAGGTGATGGTGCCGCGCGGCGACGTGGTCTTCATCGAGCACTACAAGAACCTGCGGCAGACGCTCTCGCTGTTCCTGCGCTCCGGCTTCTCCCGGATCCCGGTGATCGGTGAGAACCTCGACGACATCCGCGGCTTCGTCTACCTCAAGGACGTGGTCCGCCGCGACTTCGAGCAGCCCGAGGTCGAGACCGTGCTGCGGGTCGAGGAGATCATGCGGCCCGTGCACTGGGTGCCGGAGTCCAAGCCCGTCGACGCGCTGCTCCGGGAGATGCAGGCCCGGCGCCAGCACGTGGCCGCCGTCGTCGACGAGTACGGCGGCACCGCCGGCCTGATCACCATCGAGGACCTGCTCGAGGAGATCGTCGGCGAGATCACCGACGAGTACGACGCCGCCGAGATCGAGGTGGAGGAGCTGGCCACGGACGTCTACCGGGTCTCCTCGCGCTATCCGGTCGACGACCTGGACGAGCTCTTCGGCGCCGACATCGAGGAGGAGGACGTCGACTCCGTCGGCGGGCTGATGGCCAAGCACCTCGGCCGGGTGCCGATCCCCGGCTCGGTGGTGGAGGCGCACGGCCTACGCTTCGAGGCCGAGCAGACCTCGGGCCGACGCAACCAGATCGGCACCCTGCTGATCAGCCGCACCGAGACCGACGAGACCGAGGACGAGTGA
- a CDS encoding RNA polymerase sigma factor: MSTDAALSLSPAPGTHRARAASPWTAPAGSGATMTGDRRSADEAIERLYLDHWDQLVRVSYLMVRDLGRAEEIVQDSLVALHQRWDRLEDHAHAVAYLRQSVMNRSRSALRHRSVVQRFLERQSTPTTAPSAEVPLLVADRRRRVLDALDRLPRRQREVLTLRYYLELSEAEIAATLGISKGAVKSHASRGSAALRTVLQTIDADLREE; this comes from the coding sequence GTGAGCACCGATGCCGCGCTGTCCCTCTCCCCTGCCCCGGGCACACACCGGGCCCGGGCGGCGAGCCCGTGGACCGCGCCCGCCGGGTCCGGCGCGACGATGACCGGTGACCGGCGGAGCGCCGACGAGGCGATCGAGCGGCTCTACCTGGACCACTGGGACCAGCTGGTCCGCGTCTCGTACCTGATGGTCCGCGACCTGGGCCGCGCCGAGGAGATCGTGCAGGACTCGCTGGTCGCCCTGCACCAGCGCTGGGACCGGCTCGAGGACCACGCCCACGCGGTCGCCTACCTGCGCCAGTCGGTGATGAACCGGTCGCGCTCCGCGCTGCGGCACCGGTCGGTGGTGCAGCGGTTCCTCGAGCGGCAGAGCACGCCGACGACGGCGCCCTCGGCCGAGGTGCCGCTGCTGGTCGCCGACCGCCGTCGCCGGGTCCTGGACGCGCTCGACCGGCTGCCGCGCCGGCAGCGCGAGGTGCTCACCCTGCGCTACTACCTCGAGCTCTCCGAGGCCGAGATCGCCGCGACGCTCGGGATCAGCAAGGGGGCGGTCAAGAGCCACGCCTCGCGTGGCTCCGCAGCGCTGCGGACCGTCCTGCAGACCATCGACGCCGACCTGAGGGAGGAGTGA
- a CDS encoding Gmad2 immunoglobulin-like domain-containing protein, protein MAAGGRRRRRADRGRGGAGRRARRPGHTGRSPAAGSDGGDREATTSAEAVYFVADSATGDRLYREFATVPATGGSEAVLGALRAITAEEGPADPDYRTLWPADSFSTAVVADDEVVVEIGEAALARPSGATAQQARLGLQQAVYTAEAALGRAVPVRFEHGGVSAGSVLGVAAPAPVERDRRYSVTTPVNVSDPVQGQAVRGSFSATGTVATYIQQVRWRLSDADGRIVRRGRATKVLAGGAGGTPSAPGWSTEPIDVSTLGSGTYRFVAEVRDDGETTSVRARFRDDRDVIVP, encoded by the coding sequence GTGGCTGCCGGTGGTCGCCGGCGCCGGCGCGCTGACCGCGGCCGTGGTGGCGCTGGGCGTCGCGCTCGGCGACCTGGGCACACCGGCCGATCCCCCGCCGCCGGCAGCGACGGTGGCGACCGGGAGGCGACGACGTCCGCCGAGGCCGTCTACTTCGTCGCCGACAGCGCCACCGGCGACCGGCTGTACCGCGAGTTCGCGACGGTGCCCGCGACCGGCGGGTCCGAGGCGGTCCTGGGGGCGCTGCGCGCGATCACCGCCGAGGAGGGCCCGGCGGACCCGGACTACCGGACGTTGTGGCCGGCCGACTCGTTCTCGACCGCCGTGGTCGCCGACGACGAGGTGGTCGTCGAGATCGGCGAGGCCGCGCTGGCCAGACCCAGCGGAGCGACCGCGCAGCAGGCCCGTCTCGGGCTGCAGCAGGCCGTCTACACCGCGGAGGCCGCGCTGGGACGCGCGGTCCCGGTGCGCTTCGAGCACGGGGGCGTGAGCGCCGGGTCGGTGCTCGGTGTCGCCGCGCCCGCACCGGTGGAGCGGGATCGGCGCTACAGCGTCACGACACCGGTGAACGTCAGCGACCCCGTCCAGGGGCAGGCGGTCCGCGGGAGCTTCAGCGCCACCGGCACCGTCGCCACCTACATCCAGCAGGTCCGGTGGCGGCTCAGCGACGCCGACGGACGGATCGTCCGACGTGGCCGGGCCACCAAGGTGCTGGCCGGCGGCGCCGGCGGCACGCCGAGCGCACCGGGTTGGTCCACCGAGCCGATCGATGTGTCCACACTGGGCTCGGGCACCTACCGGTTCGTGGCCGAGGTGCGCGACGACGGGGAGACCACCTCGGTGCGCGCACGCTTCCGCGACGACCGCGACGTGATCGTTCCCTGA
- a CDS encoding cytidine deaminase has product MSDLTTEDKKLVTLARATRVRIGAAEGAAVRDTDGRTYAAASVALPSLGLTAVQAVVAMAVASGSSGVDACVVLGDSGTLADGDAAVLGEFGGADGVLVHVGDPRGSIAVQRRI; this is encoded by the coding sequence ATGAGCGACCTGACCACCGAGGACAAGAAGCTCGTCACCCTCGCCCGCGCGACGCGCGTGCGGATCGGTGCCGCCGAGGGTGCCGCGGTCCGCGACACCGACGGACGCACCTATGCCGCGGCCTCGGTGGCGCTGCCCTCGCTCGGCCTGACCGCCGTGCAGGCCGTGGTCGCGATGGCGGTGGCGTCCGGCTCCTCGGGGGTGGACGCCTGCGTGGTGCTCGGCGACTCCGGGACCCTGGCCGACGGCGACGCCGCGGTGCTCGGCGAGTTCGGCGGCGCGGACGGCGTGCTGGTGCACGTGGGCGACCCGCGCGGCTCCATCGCCGTTCAGCGCAGGATCTGA
- a CDS encoding histidine triad nucleotide-binding protein: MTADTDCLFCKIVTGEIPGDVVHRTERTVAFRDINPQAPLHVLVVPREHLPNAAALAEADPVATAELVTAAKAVAAAEGYDDYRLVFNTGADAGQTVFHAHLHVLAGRGQTWPPG, encoded by the coding sequence GTGACTGCTGACACCGACTGCCTGTTCTGCAAGATCGTGACCGGGGAGATCCCCGGCGACGTGGTGCACCGCACCGAGCGCACCGTGGCCTTCCGGGACATCAACCCCCAGGCGCCCCTCCACGTGCTGGTGGTGCCCCGCGAGCATCTCCCCAACGCCGCCGCACTCGCCGAGGCCGATCCCGTCGCCACCGCCGAGCTGGTCACCGCGGCCAAGGCCGTCGCCGCCGCCGAGGGGTACGACGACTACCGACTCGTCTTCAACACCGGCGCGGATGCCGGGCAGACCGTGTTCCACGCCCACCTGCACGTGCTGGCGGGCCGCGGGCAGACCTGGCCGCCCGGCTGA
- a CDS encoding PhoH family protein, whose translation MTNQHAPSHVNGSRHTVVVPNSIDMVSLFGPGDEHLGLLERSFSVSVHVRGNRVTLAGEPTEVALAERLLDELVAILRTGQGLNVETVERVAGMLRREDGGADERPADVLSLNILSNRGRSIRPKTLNQKRYVETIDQHTITFGIGPAGTGKTYLAMAKAVQALQAKQVNRIILSRPAVEAGEKLGFLPGTLSEKIDPYLRPLYDALHDMIDPESIPKLLAAGTIEVAPLAYLRGRSLNDSFIVLDEAQNTTPEQMKMFLTRLGFGSKIVVTGDVTQVDLPTGTNSGLRVVEGILDGVEDLAFVRLTSHDVVRHKLVGRIVAAYDDFDARQEARRASVVRTKDAQGQVSDQ comes from the coding sequence ATGACGAACCAACACGCCCCTTCCCACGTCAACGGCTCCCGCCACACCGTCGTCGTACCGAACAGCATCGACATGGTGAGCCTGTTCGGGCCCGGGGACGAGCACCTCGGTCTGTTGGAGCGCAGCTTCTCGGTGAGTGTCCACGTCCGTGGCAACCGGGTCACGCTCGCCGGCGAGCCCACCGAGGTCGCCCTCGCCGAGCGGCTGCTGGACGAGCTCGTCGCCATCCTGCGCACCGGTCAGGGCCTCAACGTGGAGACGGTCGAGCGCGTCGCGGGCATGCTGCGCCGCGAGGACGGCGGCGCCGACGAGCGGCCGGCGGACGTGCTCAGCCTCAACATCCTCTCCAACCGCGGGCGCTCGATCCGGCCCAAGACGCTGAACCAGAAGCGCTACGTGGAGACGATCGACCAGCACACCATCACCTTCGGGATCGGTCCGGCCGGCACCGGCAAGACCTACCTGGCGATGGCCAAGGCCGTGCAGGCGCTGCAGGCCAAGCAGGTCAACCGGATCATCCTCTCCCGGCCCGCGGTCGAGGCCGGGGAGAAGCTGGGCTTCCTGCCCGGGACGCTCAGCGAGAAGATCGACCCCTACCTGCGGCCGCTCTACGACGCGCTGCACGACATGATCGACCCCGAGTCGATCCCCAAGCTGCTGGCCGCCGGCACCATCGAGGTCGCCCCGCTGGCCTATCTGCGCGGTCGCAGCCTCAACGACTCCTTCATCGTGCTCGACGAGGCCCAGAACACGACGCCGGAGCAGATGAAGATGTTCCTGACCCGGCTCGGGTTCGGCTCCAAGATCGTGGTGACCGGCGACGTCACGCAGGTGGACCTGCCCACCGGGACCAACTCCGGGCTGCGGGTGGTCGAGGGCATCCTGGACGGGGTCGAGGACCTCGCCTTCGTGCGGCTCACCAGCCACGACGTGGTCCGGCACAAGCTGGTGGGGCGGATCGTCGCCGCCTACGACGACTTCGACGCGCGCCAGGAGGCACGGCGCGCCTCGGTCGTGCGGACGAAGGACGCGCAGGGGCAGGTGAGCGACCAGTGA
- a CDS encoding Gmad2 immunoglobulin-like domain-containing protein produces the protein MRPHRSVSQHLRRTVPGLAAAVLALGALSACGDDSENADDPATSPAAESSPTEETTTADATTPAATETAGTEDTTDRAAGDQIASPFFVGRTPQGQRLYRELITEASLDGAVTALMDGPTDPDYRTLVPTDSLAGASFDGVGKKGTFTVELADGSWTDRPGDMTAAQARLAVQQLVWTLQTVQEGDSYDPTQRTAAPVDFVVDGERVDYLGVPSGATARPELRILASVNIIGGVDAPVSGRGFEVTGMASSFEANVPWRLVTAGGAVVVRSNATAEGWMGGLYPWTAPIDLSGVAPGEYTLIASTDDPSGGEGGGPTEDSKAITVE, from the coding sequence ATGCGCCCCCACCGTTCCGTCAGCCAGCACCTGCGCCGCACCGTGCCGGGGCTCGCTGCTGCCGTCCTCGCCCTCGGCGCGCTCAGTGCCTGTGGTGACGACAGCGAGAACGCGGACGACCCGGCGACGTCGCCCGCCGCCGAGTCCAGTCCCACCGAGGAGACGACCACGGCGGACGCGACCACCCCGGCGGCGACCGAGACCGCCGGGACCGAGGACACCACCGACCGGGCCGCGGGCGACCAGATCGCCTCCCCGTTCTTCGTCGGTCGCACCCCGCAGGGTCAGCGGCTCTACCGCGAGCTGATCACCGAGGCATCCCTGGACGGCGCGGTGACGGCCCTGATGGACGGGCCGACCGACCCCGACTACCGCACGTTGGTGCCCACGGACAGCCTGGCCGGCGCCTCGTTCGACGGCGTGGGCAAGAAGGGCACCTTCACCGTCGAGCTCGCCGACGGGTCCTGGACCGACCGGCCCGGCGACATGACCGCGGCCCAGGCCCGGCTCGCCGTCCAGCAGTTGGTCTGGACCCTGCAGACCGTGCAGGAGGGGGACTCCTACGACCCCACGCAGCGCACCGCGGCGCCGGTGGACTTCGTGGTCGACGGAGAACGGGTGGACTACCTCGGTGTGCCGAGCGGGGCCACGGCGCGGCCGGAGCTGCGGATCCTCGCGTCGGTCAACATCATCGGCGGCGTGGACGCACCGGTCTCGGGGCGGGGCTTCGAGGTGACCGGGATGGCCAGCTCGTTCGAGGCCAACGTGCCGTGGCGGCTGGTCACCGCGGGCGGCGCGGTGGTGGTCCGGTCCAACGCCACGGCCGAGGGGTGGATGGGCGGCCTCTACCCGTGGACGGCACCGATCGACCTGAGCGGGGTCGCTCCGGGCGAGTACACGTTGATCGCCAGCACCGACGACCCCTCCGGCGGCGAGGGCGGCGGCCCGACCGAGGACAGCAAGGCGATCACCGTCGAGTGA
- a CDS encoding ECF transporter S component → MDAQHSGDGRGRAVETFDDIAADLARLRAQAGSPSYSELVRRVSALRVDRGLTPEAARPGRSTVYDAFRSGRRRLDATLVRDLALALGTDPAAAERWLQRCREAVPAPAGTPSAEVRPETQPGRQPEAQPETQPETQRTPVVDVVDVADVTPAAGRRRRVLGLLAACLAVNLLGTVMVSEFSMTLYLDMVGTAVAAIVLGPWWGVGVGVGTNLLGVAVNGPASIPFAAVQVVGALLWGYGVRRFGMGRSMLRFLGLNLLVAVACTTVAVPILLLVFGGSTGHGSDGVVAALQAHTGQMASAVLSSNMLTSTSDKLISGFVALTVLDVVGSRHPGWYRSAPRPVQWTVRAQILR, encoded by the coding sequence GTGGATGCGCAGCACAGCGGGGACGGCCGGGGGCGGGCGGTCGAGACCTTCGACGACATCGCCGCCGATCTGGCCCGCCTGCGCGCGCAGGCCGGCAGCCCCTCCTACTCCGAGCTGGTACGTCGCGTCAGCGCGCTGCGGGTCGACCGCGGGCTGACCCCGGAGGCCGCGCGCCCCGGCCGCAGCACGGTCTACGACGCGTTCCGGTCCGGCCGCCGACGCCTCGACGCCACCCTGGTCCGCGACCTGGCGCTCGCCCTCGGCACCGACCCGGCGGCCGCGGAGCGCTGGCTGCAGCGCTGCCGGGAAGCGGTGCCCGCCCCGGCCGGCACGCCGTCCGCGGAGGTCCGGCCCGAAACCCAGCCCGGACGCCAGCCCGAGGCCCAGCCCGAAACCCAGCCCGAGACCCAGCGCACGCCCGTGGTCGACGTCGTCGACGTCGCCGACGTGACACCCGCCGCCGGGCGCCGCCGCCGGGTGCTCGGCCTGCTCGCCGCATGCCTGGCGGTGAACCTGCTCGGCACGGTGATGGTCAGCGAGTTCTCGATGACGCTCTACCTGGACATGGTGGGCACCGCGGTCGCGGCGATCGTGCTCGGCCCCTGGTGGGGCGTCGGTGTCGGCGTCGGCACCAACCTGCTGGGCGTCGCCGTCAACGGTCCCGCATCGATCCCGTTCGCCGCGGTCCAGGTCGTCGGCGCGCTGCTGTGGGGCTACGGGGTGCGCCGGTTCGGGATGGGTCGCAGCATGTTGCGGTTCCTCGGCCTCAACCTGCTGGTCGCGGTCGCCTGCACGACGGTCGCCGTGCCGATCCTGCTGCTCGTCTTCGGCGGCTCGACCGGACACGGCTCGGACGGCGTGGTCGCCGCCCTCCAGGCGCACACCGGCCAGATGGCCTCGGCCGTGCTGTCGTCGAACATGCTGACCTCGACCTCGGACAAGCTGATCAGCGGGTTCGTCGCGCTGACCGTGCTCGACGTGGTGGGCTCACGCCACCCGGGGTGGTACCGGAGCGCGCCGCGGCCGGTCCAATGGACCGTGCGGGCTCAGATCCTGCGCTGA